The Niastella koreensis GR20-10 genome includes a window with the following:
- a CDS encoding SDR family NAD(P)-dependent oxidoreductase translates to MTTTQNKIALVTGGSRGLGKEMALELAKRGQDVIITYYSKKEEAEQVAKEIEALGRKAAVLSLNTGKVESFDEFVQSVSATLKSKFSTDHFDYLVNNAGSGYVIPSFADTTEAQFDELMNVHFKGVFFLTQKLLPFLNDGGGIVNVSSGLTRTTFAGSGAYGSMKSAIETLTRYLAFELGGRGIRANIVAPGIVPTDFSGGRLRNNPNLQEHIKSITALKRLAQPDDIAGVVAFLCSDDSKWVTAQRIEASGGLHL, encoded by the coding sequence ATGACAACAACACAAAACAAAATAGCCCTGGTAACCGGTGGTAGCCGTGGGCTGGGAAAAGAAATGGCGCTTGAACTAGCCAAAAGAGGTCAGGATGTGATCATCACATATTATTCCAAAAAAGAAGAAGCAGAGCAGGTTGCAAAAGAAATAGAAGCCCTGGGCCGCAAAGCAGCTGTGTTGTCCCTGAATACGGGTAAGGTAGAAAGCTTTGACGAATTTGTACAATCGGTTTCAGCTACGTTAAAAAGCAAATTTTCTACCGATCACTTCGATTACCTGGTAAACAATGCCGGTTCGGGATATGTGATCCCCTCTTTTGCTGACACCACCGAAGCCCAGTTTGATGAATTGATGAATGTGCATTTTAAAGGGGTTTTCTTTCTCACCCAAAAGTTATTACCATTTTTAAATGATGGCGGTGGTATTGTAAATGTTTCAAGTGGGTTAACCCGCACTACTTTTGCCGGCAGTGGCGCTTATGGCAGTATGAAATCGGCTATTGAAACTTTGACCCGCTACCTGGCCTTTGAATTAGGTGGCCGTGGCATCAGGGCCAACATTGTGGCGCCAGGCATTGTGCCTACCGACTTTAGCGGGGGCAGGTTAAGAAATAATCCCAATTTGCAGGAACACATTAAATCAATTACTGCATTGAAACGCCTGGCGCAGCCCGATGATATTGCCGGTGTAGTGGCCTTCTTATGTTCCGATGATTCCAAATGGGTAACTGCACAACGGATAGAAGCCTCAGGCGGCCTTCATTTGTAA